The following are from one region of the Marinomonas sp. CT5 genome:
- a CDS encoding divergent polysaccharide deacetylase family protein, whose protein sequence is MFSGGVGATGSRLDDEYISLKSSDIDEAQNLLDESYFSVSEVLPEHLGPVLVNPKNDVSQSGERIQAPYNSPLFERVKPWEPSIAPFLEVPIGSDSLNDVLQKQHQAIEKDKLPAKRLAVDVHPKMPRIAILIDDLGYNRHGMESSLLLPKEVALAILPSTPFAIQTAKAAQKQKRITLLHAPMENQRELKLGPGGLYARMTEHELKATLNKDLDGLPGIQGVNNHMGSLLTTRADSMKWVMETLKDRSLFFIDSLTSPKSVAKKTAQDFGLDTVSRDVFLDNIRTEKAIDRQFSRLLKLARLHGSALAIGHPYPETMAYLKKRLQRLTPDGVELVPLSDVLIASPYKSSN, encoded by the coding sequence ATGTTTTCTGGGGGGGTGGGGGCCACAGGAAGTCGTCTGGATGATGAATACATATCCTTGAAGAGTTCTGATATTGATGAGGCTCAGAACTTGCTGGATGAAAGCTATTTTTCTGTATCTGAGGTATTACCTGAGCATCTTGGTCCTGTATTAGTTAACCCAAAAAATGATGTTTCGCAGTCAGGTGAGCGTATTCAAGCGCCTTATAACTCTCCTTTATTTGAACGAGTTAAGCCATGGGAACCTTCGATTGCGCCATTTTTAGAGGTTCCTATTGGTTCTGATTCACTTAATGATGTCCTTCAAAAACAACATCAAGCTATTGAGAAAGATAAACTTCCAGCGAAGCGATTGGCTGTTGATGTGCATCCTAAGATGCCTAGGATTGCGATTTTGATCGATGATTTAGGTTATAACCGCCATGGTATGGAGTCTTCACTTTTGCTGCCTAAAGAAGTTGCTTTGGCTATATTACCAAGCACACCTTTTGCTATACAAACAGCAAAAGCGGCGCAAAAGCAAAAGCGTATAACGCTGTTACACGCACCCATGGAAAATCAGCGGGAGCTTAAATTGGGTCCTGGTGGTTTGTATGCAAGAATGACGGAGCATGAGTTAAAAGCAACTTTGAATAAGGATTTAGATGGGCTGCCTGGCATACAAGGTGTGAATAATCATATGGGAAGTTTGCTGACAACCAGAGCCGATTCAATGAAATGGGTTATGGAAACTTTGAAGGATCGTTCATTATTTTTTATCGATAGCCTGACTAGCCCAAAGAGTGTGGCGAAGAAAACTGCACAAGATTTTGGTCTAGATACTGTTAGTCGCGATGTATTTTTAGATAATATTCGCACGGAAAAGGCGATAGATAGACAATTTTCTCGATTATTAAAGTTAGCAAGGCTGCATGGAAGTGCCTTGGCTATTGGTCATCCTTATCCAGAAACCATGGCTTATCTTAAAAAGCGTCTTCAGCGACTTACACCGGATGGTGTTGAGCTTGTTCCCTTATCCGACGTATTGATTGCTTCTCCATATAAATCCTCGAATTAA
- a CDS encoding ATP-binding cassette domain-containing protein, which yields MNQENILAVENLVMHFGGIKALNDVTFNIKRGSVSALIGPNGAGKTTVFNCLTGFYKATGGKIMLSASEKETSIIKVLGEPFQASDFFSPTAFFARLKYKMFGGSHLVNRAGLSRTFQNIRLFKEMSVVENLLVAQHMRVNRNLLAGILNTKAYRKAEEEALERVFYWLGVVDLVDSANRLAGELSYGQQRRLEIARAMCTNPEIVCLDEPAAGLNPSETEALTKMIRVLRDEHNTTVLLIEHDMGMVMDISDYIVVLDHGEVIAKGGPDDIKNNPKVIAAYLGAEEGEEVTL from the coding sequence ATGAACCAAGAAAATATTTTAGCGGTTGAAAACTTGGTGATGCACTTTGGTGGTATTAAGGCCTTAAATGATGTGACTTTTAATATTAAGCGCGGCTCGGTATCAGCTTTGATTGGACCGAATGGTGCTGGTAAAACGACGGTATTTAACTGCCTTACTGGTTTTTATAAAGCGACAGGAGGCAAGATTATGTTGTCTGCTTCTGAAAAAGAAACCAGTATTATTAAAGTGTTGGGTGAACCATTCCAAGCATCTGACTTCTTTTCTCCAACGGCCTTTTTTGCTCGCCTGAAATATAAAATGTTTGGCGGCTCACATCTTGTAAATCGTGCTGGATTGTCTCGTACTTTTCAGAATATTCGATTGTTTAAAGAGATGTCAGTGGTAGAGAATCTTTTAGTTGCTCAGCATATGAGAGTTAATCGTAATTTGTTAGCGGGTATATTAAATACCAAGGCTTATAGAAAAGCGGAAGAGGAAGCGCTAGAGCGTGTTTTTTATTGGCTGGGTGTTGTGGATTTGGTGGATTCAGCCAATCGCTTGGCGGGTGAACTTTCTTATGGTCAACAACGTCGATTGGAAATAGCGCGTGCTATGTGTACGAACCCAGAAATCGTTTGCCTAGATGAGCCCGCAGCAGGCTTGAATCCATCCGAAACGGAAGCCTTGACTAAGATGATTCGAGTATTGCGTGATGAGCATAATACGACGGTTCTATTGATTGAGCACGATATGGGGATGGTTATGGATATTTCCGATTATATCGTTGTTTTAGACCACGGCGAGGTGATCGCCAAAGGTGGCCCTGATGATATTAAGAATAATCCAAAGGTTATTGCAGCTTACCTTGGTGCCGAAGAAGGTGAGGAGGTAACGCTATGA
- a CDS encoding Sua5/YciO/YrdC/YwlC family protein, which yields MHLITSEIELANIIRNGGVIAYPTEAVWGLGCDPFNESAVRRILAIKSRPESKGLILITGEKEHLTPWLNILDSKSGERLVSMNTIPTSWVVPDTTITPSWVKGEHQSVAIRLSQHEPVKRLCAAFQGVVVSTSANPAGLEPATSAEEVNAYFGEKIDAIYDAPLGTASQPSQVRDILTDTLFRA from the coding sequence ATGCACCTTATTACCTCTGAAATAGAGCTTGCAAACATCATCCGTAATGGTGGCGTTATTGCTTATCCAACTGAAGCTGTTTGGGGGCTGGGTTGTGATCCTTTTAACGAATCTGCGGTAAGACGTATTTTAGCTATAAAATCTCGACCAGAATCAAAAGGTCTAATCTTGATTACAGGCGAAAAAGAGCACCTTACGCCATGGTTAAACATCTTAGATTCTAAAAGTGGCGAACGATTAGTTAGCATGAATACAATCCCAACGTCTTGGGTTGTTCCCGACACGACAATCACTCCAAGCTGGGTAAAAGGCGAGCACCAAAGCGTTGCCATACGCTTATCTCAACATGAGCCAGTGAAGCGTTTGTGTGCTGCCTTTCAAGGGGTGGTAGTTTCTACTTCTGCAAATCCCGCAGGGCTAGAGCCTGCTACCAGTGCAGAAGAGGTAAACGCGTATTTTGGAGAGAAGATTGACGCAATATATGATGCTCCCCTAGGCACAGCCTCACAGCCTTCCCAAGTGCGTGACATTTTGACTGATACGTTATTTAGAGCTTGA
- a CDS encoding ABC transporter ATP-binding protein encodes MTTLMEFKDVDVHYGPIQALKKVSLTVDEGEIVTLIGANGAGKSTLLMSIFGQPRISSGEIIYRGEDISKKSAHYVASHGLAQSPEGRRIFPSMSVEENLLMGTIPIGMDHAEEDMQHMFELFPRLLERRNQRASTMSGGEQQMLAIARALMSRPKLLLLDEPSLGLAPIIVKQIFQILQDVASTGMTIFLVEQNANHALKLANRGYVMVNGEIRMTGTGEELLVNPEVREAYLGGH; translated from the coding sequence ATGACTACACTGATGGAATTCAAAGATGTTGATGTTCATTACGGTCCAATTCAAGCCCTTAAAAAAGTTTCGTTGACTGTTGATGAAGGTGAAATTGTTACTTTGATTGGGGCAAATGGGGCAGGTAAATCGACCTTGTTAATGTCTATTTTTGGTCAGCCTCGTATTTCTTCGGGTGAAATTATTTACCGTGGCGAGGATATTTCCAAAAAATCTGCTCACTATGTTGCATCGCATGGCTTAGCACAATCACCAGAAGGGCGGCGAATATTTCCGAGCATGTCTGTCGAAGAAAATTTGCTGATGGGGACGATTCCTATCGGTATGGATCATGCTGAAGAAGATATGCAGCATATGTTCGAATTATTTCCGCGACTTTTAGAGCGCCGTAATCAACGCGCTTCAACCATGTCTGGTGGTGAGCAGCAAATGCTGGCTATTGCACGAGCTTTAATGAGTCGCCCTAAATTGCTTTTGTTGGATGAACCTAGCCTTGGTTTGGCGCCTATTATTGTTAAGCAAATCTTTCAGATATTGCAAGATGTAGCCAGTACAGGAATGACGATCTTTTTAGTTGAGCAGAATGCGAATCATGCATTGAAACTGGCCAATCGTGGTTATGTAATGGTGAATGGTGAGATTCGTATGACGGGAACCGGTGAAGAATTATTGGTTAACCCTGAAGTGCGTGAAGCCTACTTAGGTGGTCATTAA
- a CDS encoding branched-chain amino acid ABC transporter permease LivH (LivHMGF is the membrane component of the LIV-I/LS branched-chain amino acid transporter), giving the protein MDIVLQQLVNGLTLGSVYGLIAIGYTMVYGIIGMINFAHGDVYMVSAYITAIALALLTFFGIESFPIIIVGTLFLTVAVTGAYGWVIERIAYRPLRSSSRLSVLISAIGMSLILQNYVQLSQGANQQGVPTLLTGAFRFHIGDGFVQITYMKLLILFISILGMAVLTYVIQKTKLGRMCRATQQDRKMASILGIDTDKVISTVFVIGAVMAALAGVLVTLDYGAFDFYVGFIIGIKAFTAAVLGGIGSLPGAMLGGLILGLSEALFAGLISSDYKDVFSFSLLVLILIVRPSGLLGKPEVEKV; this is encoded by the coding sequence ATGGATATCGTTCTCCAGCAACTGGTAAACGGTCTTACCCTTGGTTCCGTGTACGGACTCATTGCGATCGGTTACACCATGGTGTATGGCATTATCGGTATGATTAACTTCGCCCATGGCGATGTTTACATGGTGTCTGCTTATATCACCGCTATTGCACTTGCCCTTTTAACATTCTTCGGTATCGAATCTTTTCCAATCATTATTGTCGGCACGTTATTTCTGACGGTTGCTGTTACTGGCGCTTATGGGTGGGTGATTGAACGTATTGCTTATCGCCCACTACGAAGCTCTAGTCGTTTATCTGTATTGATTTCTGCGATTGGTATGTCGCTCATTTTGCAGAACTATGTTCAGCTCAGTCAGGGCGCTAATCAACAAGGTGTGCCAACGCTTTTAACGGGGGCATTTCGTTTTCACATAGGTGATGGTTTTGTGCAAATCACTTATATGAAATTGTTAATTTTATTTATTTCTATTTTGGGGATGGCTGTACTTACATACGTAATCCAAAAAACAAAATTGGGGCGCATGTGTCGAGCGACTCAACAAGATCGTAAGATGGCATCGATTTTAGGAATAGACACAGATAAAGTCATTTCAACGGTTTTTGTTATTGGTGCGGTTATGGCTGCGTTAGCCGGTGTGCTTGTGACATTGGATTATGGCGCATTTGATTTTTATGTCGGCTTCATTATTGGTATCAAAGCCTTTACTGCTGCTGTGTTGGGTGGGATTGGATCTTTACCTGGTGCTATGTTGGGAGGTCTTATTTTAGGGTTATCTGAGGCTTTATTTGCTGGGTTGATTAGCTCTGATTATAAGGATGTGTTCTCGTTCTCTTTGTTAGTACTCATTTTGATTGTTCGCCCAAGTGGCCTTCTCGGCAAACCTGAAGTGGAGAAAGTATAA
- a CDS encoding branched-chain amino acid ABC transporter substrate-binding protein: protein MSNAVVRKTLISLAVAGVTTLAQADVVIGVAGPHTGAYAAFGEQLWKGAEKAAADINDKGGIDGEMIKLVKADDACEPKQAVSVANRLVDSDGAVAVVGHFCSSSSIPASRIYEEAGVLMITPASTNPTLTDQGLPNVFRVCGRDDQQGDVAASYIVDQLHAKRVAVIHDKDTYGKGLADAMKSTLNAYGVKEVMYEGLTRGEKDFNALITKIRSVDADVVYFGGLHSEAGPLVRQLREQGSKAIFISGDGIVSDEFVSVAGSPKYVDGVLMTFGAPPTSYPSGKKVIQEFRDSGYEPEGYTLYSYTAMQVAAAALANNNLDPIKGAEWLKSHSVNTVMGKKDFDEKGDLTVSDYVMYEWDAQGKYHTVD from the coding sequence ATGTCAAATGCGGTTGTTAGAAAAACATTAATTTCTCTTGCTGTGGCAGGTGTTACAACACTAGCTCAAGCAGATGTGGTCATAGGTGTTGCTGGTCCTCATACAGGTGCTTATGCAGCATTTGGTGAGCAGCTGTGGAAGGGAGCTGAAAAGGCTGCGGCAGATATTAATGATAAAGGTGGTATTGACGGCGAAATGATTAAGTTAGTCAAAGCGGATGATGCTTGTGAGCCAAAACAAGCTGTATCCGTTGCTAACCGCCTAGTAGATTCTGATGGCGCTGTCGCTGTCGTTGGTCATTTCTGTTCATCATCTTCCATTCCTGCTTCAAGAATTTACGAAGAGGCTGGGGTTCTTATGATCACTCCAGCATCAACAAACCCAACATTAACTGATCAAGGATTACCGAACGTTTTCCGTGTGTGTGGCCGTGATGACCAGCAGGGTGATGTAGCTGCAAGCTATATTGTGGATCAGCTACATGCTAAACGAGTTGCTGTTATTCACGATAAAGACACTTATGGTAAAGGTCTTGCCGATGCAATGAAGTCGACGCTTAATGCTTATGGCGTTAAAGAAGTGATGTACGAAGGTTTGACTCGTGGCGAAAAAGATTTTAATGCCTTGATTACTAAAATTCGTTCAGTAGACGCCGATGTCGTGTATTTTGGTGGTCTTCATTCTGAAGCTGGTCCACTAGTTCGTCAGTTGCGCGAACAAGGTTCAAAAGCAATTTTCATTTCTGGTGACGGTATTGTGTCAGATGAGTTTGTTTCGGTTGCTGGTTCTCCTAAATATGTGGACGGTGTACTAATGACATTTGGTGCGCCACCAACATCTTACCCATCAGGCAAAAAAGTTATTCAAGAGTTCCGTGATAGTGGTTATGAGCCAGAAGGTTATACCTTGTACTCTTATACTGCTATGCAGGTTGCTGCTGCAGCTTTAGCGAACAACAATTTGGATCCGATTAAAGGCGCTGAATGGTTGAAGTCACATTCTGTAAATACCGTTATGGGTAAGAAAGACTTTGATGAAAAGGGTGATTTAACGGTTTCCGACTACGTTATGTATGAGTGGGATGCTCAAGGTAAATATCACACTGTAGACTAA
- the ntrC gene encoding nitrogen regulation protein NR(I), with the protein MTAEETVWIVDDDRSIRWVLEKTLEQEGIQCRLFDSAENLVNLIDKEQPSAIISDIRMPGMDGLALLQKLQKDHPYLPVIIMTAHSDLESAVASYQGGAFEYLPKPFDVEEAVSLVKRAMLHHRNARPSTDDMEAEQEQQVDKEIIGEAPAMQEVFRAIGRLANSNITVLINGESGTGKELVAQALHTHSPRAANPFIALNMAAIPHDLIESELFGHEKGAFTGANTQRRGRFEQANGGTLFLDEIGDMPAETQTRLLRVLADGEFYRVGGHTPVKVDVRIIAATHQNLENLVEKGSFREDLFHRLNVIRIHLPKLAERREDIPKLARHFLSRAAEELAVEPKQLTKETENYLTQLDWPGNVRQLENTCRWLIVMASGREVLVEDLPPELLTAIPNEQPFSSWEDALRNWVDSTLATGQKGILDQAVPKFERIMIETALAHTGGRRRDASLLLGWGRNTLTRKIKELNIDHAEQDED; encoded by the coding sequence ATGACAGCAGAAGAAACCGTATGGATTGTTGACGACGATCGCTCTATTCGCTGGGTTCTAGAGAAGACATTAGAACAAGAAGGTATCCAATGTCGTTTGTTTGATTCTGCAGAGAACCTCGTCAATCTTATTGATAAAGAACAACCTAGCGCTATTATTAGCGATATTCGTATGCCAGGCATGGACGGATTGGCCTTACTTCAAAAACTCCAAAAGGACCATCCTTATCTACCCGTAATTATTATGACAGCACACTCAGACCTAGAAAGTGCTGTTGCTTCATACCAAGGCGGTGCATTTGAATACCTACCAAAGCCCTTCGATGTAGAAGAAGCCGTCAGCTTGGTTAAGCGCGCTATGCTCCACCACCGCAATGCCAGACCTAGTACTGATGACATGGAGGCCGAACAAGAACAACAAGTTGATAAAGAAATCATTGGCGAAGCACCTGCAATGCAGGAAGTATTCCGTGCTATTGGTCGCCTGGCCAACTCAAATATTACTGTTTTAATTAATGGCGAATCCGGCACTGGTAAAGAGTTGGTAGCACAAGCATTGCACACTCACAGCCCAAGAGCCGCTAATCCTTTTATTGCCTTGAATATGGCAGCCATTCCGCATGACTTAATTGAGTCTGAGCTATTCGGCCATGAAAAAGGCGCCTTTACTGGAGCCAATACACAACGTCGCGGTCGCTTTGAGCAAGCCAATGGCGGTACACTTTTCTTAGATGAAATTGGTGACATGCCAGCCGAAACCCAGACTCGACTATTGCGTGTTTTAGCCGATGGAGAGTTTTATCGCGTTGGCGGTCATACACCTGTCAAAGTAGATGTGCGAATTATTGCGGCTACCCACCAAAATCTAGAGAATTTAGTAGAAAAAGGGTCGTTCCGTGAAGATCTATTTCATCGCCTGAATGTTATCCGCATCCATTTACCTAAGCTGGCAGAACGTCGTGAAGATATCCCCAAGTTGGCTCGTCACTTTTTAAGTCGCGCCGCCGAAGAATTAGCCGTTGAGCCAAAACAACTGACAAAAGAAACCGAAAACTACCTGACTCAACTTGATTGGCCGGGTAACGTTCGACAGTTAGAAAATACCTGTCGTTGGTTAATTGTTATGGCATCAGGACGAGAAGTCTTGGTGGAAGATTTACCACCAGAACTGTTAACCGCTATTCCCAATGAACAACCGTTTTCTTCTTGGGAAGATGCCTTAAGAAATTGGGTTGATAGCACACTCGCTACAGGCCAAAAAGGCATTCTTGATCAAGCTGTTCCAAAGTTTGAACGCATCATGATTGAAACGGCACTGGCTCATACTGGTGGGCGCCGCCGAGATGCATCTTTATTATTGGGCTGGGGAAGAAACACCTTAACGCGCAAGATAAAAGAGCTAAACATTGATCATGCCGAACAAGATGAAGATTAA
- a CDS encoding S41 family peptidase codes for MINTLRQRIPFFILVLLVSWVFSVNAQEKSNLPTSEIQSFVETFETIREGYVEVMSDQDILNKALKGMVSGLDPHSEYFTKEELVDFNELTSGNYAGIGVEVEMKDKRLTIVTPIDGSAAADAGILPGDVIIKIDNTLITDLSMKDIVTLMRGDIGSTVSLDIERDGELKHYKLTRRLVEDASVTAKWLGNGIAYFRISQFQGDSADEFYQAIRKLKEASDIKGVVLDLRNNPGGVLQSAVGVVDAFVDKGLIVYTDGRHELSKSQMEATKSNTQFANVPVVVLVNEGSASASEIVAGALQDHKRAVILGTETFGKGSVQTVVPLSNGDAVKLTTALYYTPNGRSIQAQGITPDLVVPQAVLSFDKDPFIVKEAELKGHLGNGTGGKERTSADVNSDIGELAKTDFQLFQAVTILKTLPKLMQNQ; via the coding sequence TGATTAATACCCTGCGTCAACGAATTCCATTTTTTATCCTCGTGTTATTGGTATCATGGGTGTTTTCTGTCAATGCTCAGGAAAAGTCCAATCTGCCTACCTCTGAAATTCAATCTTTTGTTGAAACCTTTGAAACCATTCGTGAAGGTTATGTGGAGGTGATGTCTGACCAAGATATTCTTAATAAAGCACTAAAAGGTATGGTTTCAGGCCTTGACCCTCATTCTGAATATTTTACTAAGGAAGAATTGGTTGATTTTAACGAGTTGACGTCAGGCAACTATGCTGGCATCGGTGTTGAAGTCGAGATGAAGGATAAACGTTTAACAATCGTAACGCCTATCGATGGATCTGCGGCTGCAGACGCTGGGATTTTACCTGGTGATGTAATAATCAAAATTGATAATACTTTAATAACCGATTTAAGTATGAAAGATATTGTGACGCTAATGCGTGGTGATATCGGTTCAACGGTCTCGTTGGATATCGAACGAGATGGTGAGCTTAAACATTACAAATTGACTCGACGTTTGGTTGAAGATGCCAGTGTTACGGCAAAATGGTTAGGTAATGGCATTGCCTACTTTCGAATTAGTCAGTTTCAAGGAGACAGTGCTGATGAATTTTACCAAGCCATTCGTAAATTAAAGGAAGCCTCTGATATTAAAGGTGTGGTATTGGATTTGCGTAATAACCCAGGCGGCGTGTTGCAAAGTGCGGTGGGAGTTGTGGATGCTTTTGTTGATAAGGGGCTGATTGTTTATACCGATGGTCGACATGAGTTGTCTAAGAGTCAAATGGAAGCGACAAAAAGTAATACTCAGTTTGCTAATGTGCCAGTTGTTGTTTTGGTAAATGAAGGTTCGGCTTCTGCGTCAGAGATTGTTGCCGGAGCCTTGCAGGATCATAAGCGAGCGGTAATTTTAGGAACCGAAACTTTTGGCAAAGGCTCTGTTCAAACAGTGGTTCCTTTATCTAATGGCGATGCTGTGAAGTTGACAACAGCTTTGTACTACACGCCAAATGGTCGTTCTATTCAAGCACAGGGAATTACTCCTGATTTGGTGGTTCCTCAAGCGGTTTTATCTTTTGATAAAGACCCATTTATTGTAAAAGAAGCGGAACTAAAGGGGCATTTAGGCAATGGCACGGGCGGTAAAGAGCGAACCAGTGCTGATGTTAACTCGGATATTGGAGAGTTAGCCAAAACGGACTTTCAACTATTTCAAGCGGTCACTATTTTAAAAACTTTACCAAAGTTAATGCAAAATCAGTGA
- a CDS encoding DUF3461 family protein produces MYPTLQSMGITSIQDIEKFTLRYEGGHDVLKIYYRREKGSLLPKSKKFKFGRSTKTVLADGGQQTYRQVQEPSLIVLRAMEELEQIVGKQQAQQVSKEDLIKELEHLEKVVNSKIGELKEKIDAMQ; encoded by the coding sequence ATGTATCCAACACTTCAGTCCATGGGTATCACAAGCATACAGGACATAGAAAAATTTACATTACGCTACGAAGGCGGTCACGACGTTCTTAAAATTTATTACCGTCGTGAAAAAGGTTCTCTACTTCCTAAAAGCAAGAAATTTAAATTTGGTCGATCGACTAAAACCGTACTAGCAGACGGTGGTCAGCAAACCTATCGCCAAGTCCAAGAACCTTCTTTAATTGTTTTACGTGCAATGGAAGAGCTTGAACAAATCGTTGGCAAACAACAGGCACAGCAAGTATCTAAAGAAGATTTAATCAAAGAGCTTGAGCACCTAGAAAAAGTCGTAAACAGTAAAATCGGTGAACTCAAAGAAAAAATCGACGCTATGCAATAG
- the livM gene encoding high-affinity branched-chain amino acid ABC transporter permease LivM, whose translation MSQAIGINFKKSSIDALIAGFMALVLFGPIVGIVLDGYGFNTEFGRVAWLVAAVAVGRFIMSCFLQTEKGIALVYRYANNDEGVEVLPPGHKSKLVWVIPLVIAIGLLVPFIASKYVLTVIILGLIYVLLGLGLNVVVGLAGLLDLGFVGFYAIGAYGLALGYENLGLGFWSMLPIAAIMAAVAGAILGFPVLRMHGDYLAIVTLGFGEIIRLILTNWASFTHGPNGVSAPLPTFFGLEFKRRSRDGETFHEFFNIPYDSAYKYIFIYLVLFAVVWAVLFIKHRLVKMPIGRAWEALREDEIACRSLGLNHVLVKLSAFMLGASTGGLAGVFFATYQGFVNPSSFTFFESALILAIVVLGGMGSTLGVVIAAFCLTVLPEMLREFAEYRVLMFGILMVVMMIWKPRGIVRVTRTGFATRKGVVK comes from the coding sequence ATGAGCCAAGCTATCGGAATAAATTTTAAGAAAAGTAGTATTGATGCCTTAATTGCTGGCTTTATGGCACTGGTTTTATTCGGTCCGATTGTTGGTATCGTGTTGGATGGTTACGGCTTTAATACGGAATTTGGTCGAGTTGCTTGGCTGGTTGCCGCTGTTGCTGTTGGGCGTTTTATTATGTCCTGTTTTTTGCAAACCGAAAAAGGTATTGCACTGGTTTACCGTTATGCCAACAACGATGAAGGTGTAGAAGTTCTTCCTCCTGGACATAAATCAAAATTGGTATGGGTTATTCCATTGGTGATTGCGATTGGTCTATTAGTACCATTTATTGCTTCAAAATATGTCCTTACGGTTATTATCCTAGGTTTAATTTATGTCTTACTGGGCCTTGGGCTAAATGTTGTTGTTGGGCTGGCTGGGCTGCTGGATTTAGGTTTTGTTGGTTTCTATGCTATTGGCGCTTATGGTCTGGCGTTGGGATATGAAAACTTAGGCTTAGGCTTTTGGTCAATGTTGCCAATTGCTGCGATTATGGCGGCGGTTGCAGGGGCTATATTGGGTTTCCCGGTATTGCGTATGCATGGCGACTATTTGGCGATTGTTACACTGGGTTTTGGGGAAATTATTCGTCTTATTTTGACTAATTGGGCGTCGTTTACTCATGGACCAAACGGAGTTTCAGCGCCTTTACCAACCTTCTTTGGATTAGAGTTTAAGCGTAGATCGAGAGATGGCGAAACCTTCCATGAGTTCTTTAATATTCCTTATGATTCAGCTTATAAGTATATATTTATATATTTGGTTCTATTTGCTGTGGTATGGGCGGTGCTCTTCATTAAGCATCGTTTGGTTAAAATGCCTATTGGCCGTGCTTGGGAAGCGCTTCGTGAAGATGAGATTGCTTGTCGTTCGCTAGGCTTAAATCATGTGTTAGTGAAATTGTCTGCCTTTATGTTGGGGGCATCTACTGGTGGTTTAGCTGGTGTGTTCTTTGCGACTTACCAAGGTTTCGTAAACCCATCCTCTTTTACCTTCTTCGAGTCGGCTTTGATTTTAGCTATCGTGGTACTTGGTGGTATGGGGTCAACACTAGGTGTTGTTATCGCTGCATTTTGTTTAACCGTATTGCCAGAAATGTTAAGGGAGTTTGCAGAATATCGTGTCTTAATGTTTGGTATTTTGATGGTTGTTATGATGATTTGGAAACCTCGGGGTATTGTTCGTGTGACTCGAACTGGCTTTGCTACGAGAAAAGGGGTGGTTAAATGA